The Haloferax sp. Atlit-12N genome has a segment encoding these proteins:
- a CDS encoding YgaP-like transmembrane domain, which translates to MEKNVGGYDRITRAVLGPVLIVVGAASLAGFLTIAAGTLGLV; encoded by the coding sequence ATGGAGAAGAACGTCGGAGGTTACGACCGTATCACGCGCGCCGTCCTCGGACCGGTGCTCATCGTCGTCGGGGCGGCGAGTCTCGCGGGCTTCCTGACCATCGCGGCCGGCACCCTCGGACTCGTCAT